The Burkholderiales bacterium genomic sequence AATAGCAACGCAGATGCGATTCGACTCACCAAAGCGCCAATCGAAGGCACAGGCCGGCCTAATGACAAATCTGGGTTCAAGCCAGTGCGGCGCGAAGCGCCCGGCGCAGGCTTTCCTCGAGAAGGGGAACCGTGTCGTAGTCGGCCAGCCGCTCCGGGGTGATCCACTCGAAGTCGGAGTACTCCCAATCGATTTCGATGCGGGGCGTGCCGGCAAGCCGCGCCAACATGGGATACAGCCGCCAGCTGCGACCCAGCGTCGCATCGTGGTATTCGTGGGGTTCCCCCAAGGTGAGGCTTGCCACCTCCTGGGGGCCGATGCCCAGCTCCCGCTTCAGTTCCGCGAGGGCCAATTCCTCGATGGGGAGCGCCCGGTCGATGATGCCGGCCACCGCACCCCACTTGCCCGGGTAACTGCGCACCCTGGCGCTGCGCTTGAGAAGCAGCAGACGGCCGCCGTATTCGACGAAGCACACCAGCACCGGCACCCGCGTCGCGTGGGAATAATCCACCCGTCCGCCAGGCAGGCGGGGCAGGCCCCGGCCCATTTCCTCGATCAAGGCGGCAGTGTTTAGTCTAGCCGGCATGATCAGCGCAGCAGATAGTCCAGGGCAATGCCGCAAAACACCGCCGCCCCCAGCCAGTTGTTGTGCAGGAAGGCGCGGAAGCAGGCTTGCCGCTCGCGGTGGCGGATGAGGGTGTAGTGGTAGAGGGCGATGGCGGCCGCCACTGCGAGCCCCAGGTAATAGACCACACCCATTTCCAGGCGCTGCCCCACCCAGACGAGCAGCCCCAGCATCGCCGTGTAACAGGCCATCACCGCCGCCACATCCCAGCGGCCGAAGGTAATGGCCGAAGTCTTGATGCCCAGCTTGAGATCATCGTCGCGGTCCACCATGGCGTATTCCGTGTCGTAGGCGATGGACCAGAACATGTTGGCAACCAAAAGCCACCAGGCAATTGCAGGCACCGCGCCGGTTTGGGCGGCATAGGCCATGGGAATGCCAAAGCCGAAGGCAATACCCAGATAAGCCTGGGGAAGGGCGAAGAAACGCTTGGTCCAGGGATAGCTTGCGGCAAGCAGCAACGCAGGCACCGCCATGAGCCAGGTGAGGCGATTCAAGGGTAGGATGAGGAGGAATGCCAGAAGCGCCAGCACCGCGGCGAGCAGCAGCGCTTCCTTCGGGCTCACCCGGCCTGCGGCCAGTGGCCGGTTGCGGGTGCGCTCCACGTGGGGATCGATGTCGCGGTCGGCATAGTCGTTGATGACGCAGCCCGCGGAACGCATGAGCACGGTGCCGAGGATGAAAATCCAGAGCACGAGGGGATCGGGCCGACCGGCGGATGCAAACCACAAGCCCCACAGGGTGGGCCAGAGCAAAAGGAAAATGCCGATGGGCCGGTCAAGCCGCATCAACTGCTCATAGAGGGTGAGACGCTCGACGAGACTCGCCATGATCGCGCACGGGGAAAGCCTGCCTTATAGCGCGGCCGTGGCGCAGGGTCAACGGCTCACGCCACCTGCAGTCGTTCCATGAGGGCGGGGCCCGGCAGGGGCCGGCTGAAATAATACCCCTGGTATTCATCGCAACCCAGCCGGCGCAGGAAAGCAAGCTGCGCTTCCGTCTCCACCCCTTCCGCCACCACCCGGCAATCAAGGCTGTGGGCCATGGCGACCACCGCGGTGACGATGGCCGCATCCTCGGCATCGTGGGTGATGTCGCGGACGAAGCTTCGGTCGATCTTGATTTTGTGGATGGGGAAACGCTTGAGATAGCTCAGGCTGGAATAGCCGGTGCCGAAATCGTCCACCGAGATCTGGATGCCGAGATCGGACAACAGGGTAAGGACACGGATCGCTTCCACCGGATTGGTCATCAACAGGCTTTCGGTGATTTCCAACCCCAGGTGTTCCGGGGCGAGCTCTGCCGCATCCAGGGCGGCGCGCACCACTGAAACCAGGTTGCGCTGGGCGAACTGACGCACCGACAGATTCACCACCACACGCTCAAGCCCACAGCCTGCGGCCTGCCAGGCCTTGAACTGGCTGCACGCCTCGCGCAGCACCCATTCGCCGATGGGCACGATGAGTCCGGTTTCCTCGGCAACAGGTATGAAACGGTCGGGCCCCACCGGCCCGGCGGGCGGATGCCAGCGCAAAAGCGCCTCCACCCCCGAGGCCACACCCGTCGCCATGGAGACGATGGGCTGGAATTCCAGGCCGAATTCCCTCCTACCCAGGGCCTGGCGGAGGCTCGTTTCCAGCTCCAGGCGCTGGCGCGCGGCGCGGTTCATCTCCGGCGTGAAGAACTGATAGTTGCTGCGCCCCGCCTGTTTGGCGTGGTACATGGCGATGTCGGCATGGCGCAGCAGGGTGTCCACATCCTCGCCGTCTTCGGGAAACACCGCCACACCGATGCTCACCCCGGTATGCAGCTCCTGGCCGTCCAGTTGATAAGGGGCGGACACGGCGGCCAGAATTTTCGCCGCCACCATGCCCACGTCCTCGAAGCGGGTGACGCCAGGCAGCACCACGATGAATTCATCGCCCCCCTGGCGCGCGACGGTGTCGCCCTGGCGTAGGCAGCCGGTGATGCGCGAGGCCACCGTCTTCAGCAGCCTATCCCCAAGCTGATGACCGAGGGAATCGTTCACCACCTTGAAATGATCCAGGTCGAGGAAGAGCACCCCCACGTGGTCGTGGGCGCGTCTTGCGGCGACGATGGCCTGGGACAGGCGGTCACGCAGCAAAGCCCGGTTGGCCAGACCGGTGAGGGGGTCGTGGTGGGCGAGATCGAACAGTCGCGCCTCCTGTGCCTTGCGCTGGGAAATGTCGCGCACGGCAAGCACGTGGAAGGTGTGGCGGGGACAATTGAGGCGGCTTGCGCGCACTTCCAGGGGAAAGACCCTGCCGTCCTGCCGCCGCCCCATCATTTCCCGGCCGCTGCCGTCGCCCCCCAGACCGGCAAGGCAAGCGTTTTCCCCCTCGCCCCAGGCATTGGGGATGAGCAGGTTTACGCTCCTGCCCTGCGCCGCCTCCAGACCCACGCCAAACATGCGCTGGGCGGCGAGGTTCAGGCTTTCCACCTCGCCGCGGCCATTCACGGTGAGGATACCCTCCTCCACACTCTCCAAGACGGCGCGGCTCAATGCCTCACTTTCCGCGAGCGATGCGGAAAGACTCCGCGCCCGGCGTTCCGATAGCAGCACTTCGCGGATCAGGGGCAGAAGCCGCCAGCGCAAAAGCCCGAGCCCCACCAGCGCCAGGACGAGGACAAAGGCCCCGCCGGCGAGAAGCTGCGCGTGGCCGGGGAGAAAGAGCTCCGCCGCGTCCACCTTGAGCACGGCTCCCAGCCCCGTATCCCCCACCGGGGCGAAGGCCGCCGCCACCAGCCGCCGCCGGTAATCCCGGCTCAGCATGAACCCCCGCTCACCGGCCAGGGCGCGGCCCATGGGCAGGGGTTCCCCCTCCACCTGTCGCGGCAGGTTGGGAAGCAGCCGCGGCGTAAGCCGCAGGGGCAGGCAATCCATCCGATCCGGCCCGGTGGCGCCACACAGGGCAAGCTCCCCCGTCTCGCCCAGGCCGGGATAATCCCGCGTCAGGCCAAGCAGGCTTGGCGCCGGGCGGCTGGCGAGAACACTGCCCAAGGGCGTTTCACCCGCGATTCCCACCCGGCTCATGAGCACGGGACCGTCCGTCCAGGCAAGCCAGGTGGGCGTGGTCCGCTTAAGGCGCAGGGAAAGCCGCGGCTCCCCCAGCGGGGGGCCCAGGGCGAGGAGCGGCCGGCCCGCATTATCAAAAAACTCCAGCCGGTAAGCCTGGGCCGCCGGCACCTGGGTCAGACTTTCCCGGAGGGCGGCCTGGGCGGCGCCATCCGCTGGGCGGCGCAGGAGGTTGCGCAGCGCCCCCTTGAGGGCGGCGTTTTGCGCCAGCGCCGCCACGGTTTCCTCGTGCGCGCGGATCTCCCCGTCGATGGTGGCCACGTGGCCGGCCAGGGCCAGGGTGAGGCCCTCTTTCGCCCAGGACTCCAGGCGGCCTTGCGCCAGCCACCAGGTGCCCGCGCCCGTCGCCAAGGCGATCGCCGCCAGCACCAGTGCCGTGCTGAGGGTGATTTGCCGTTCCTGGGCCGTGTGGAAAAAACGCATGGGGACGAAATCCAAGCCAACCGCCCACTAACGACCGCAAGGCCCAAATCTTTAGCCCCCCGAGCGGACCTCACCCCAGGGGGGGTGGGCCGTGCCGGAGCCGCTTTCGGGTACAATTCGCCGCTTTTGGCACGCCCATGTCCGCCCCCCATCGCCCCATTCGCAGTTTCGTCCTGCGCGCCGGCCGCATCTCCCGCGCCCAGAAGCGTGCCCTGGAGACCCTGCTGCCGGTCTATGGCATCCCTTTCCGCCCCGAGCCGCTCGACCTTGACCAGGTGTTCGGGCGCGCGGCGGCGCGCATCCTCGAAATCGGCTTCGGCATGGGGGAGACGACGGCCACCATCGCCGCCGAGCACCCGGAGACGGACTTCATCGGCGTCGAAGTCCACCCCCCGGGCATCGGCAGCCTGCTCAAGGAAATCGAGGCGCGCGGGCTCACCAACCTGCGCATCATCCCCCACGATGCCGTCGAGGTGCTCACCCACATGATCCCGCCGGAAAGCCTCGATGGCCTGCACATCTTCTTCCCCGACCCCTGGCCGAAGAAACGGCACCACAAGCGGCGCCTGATCCAAGCCCCCTTTGTCGCCCTGGCGGCCGACCGCTTGAAGCCCGGTGGCTACATCCACGTGGCCACCGACTGGCAGCCCTATGCCGAACAGATTCTGGCGGTGCTCTCCGCCGAGCCGCGATTGGAAAACACCGCCGAGGGCTACGCGCCCCGCCCCGCCTGGCGGCCCACCACCAAATTCGAAAACCGCGGCCTGCGACTGGGCCATGGCGTCTGGGACCTCGTCTTCCGCAAGCGGGGCTTGCCTTGACCGAAGCGCCCTTTTCGGGTGTAATGTCGCGCTTTCCCGGGGGTACGCTGCCCTTTCCGCGCAGCAAGCCGCCCCCACGGCCAAGTAGCTCAGTTGGTAGAGCAGAGGACTGAAAATCCTTGTGTCGGTGGTTCGATTCCGCCCTTGGCCACCAATACCCCAAGGCCAACCGATCTCGGTTGGCCTTTTTCTTTGCGCGCTCCCGCGTGTTCGCGGGGACTCCTGCGGATTTCTGCGGACTTCCTTCCTCCGGTCGTCTCGCCCATCTCGGCCCCATTTCGCTCTCTCCTGGCCATTCTTCTCTCCAGCCTCGCTCGCCGGCTAAGGGCCGAAGTCCGCAGAGGCCGCAACGTGGACCTATACAGATCAATGGGTTACGTGCTGACGAATCAAACGGTTGGATTGCGGCATCGGCAGGCAAAGGAAACCATGGCCGTTGTGTTTTGTCGGTAGTTCTTGACAACTACCGACGTTTCGCAACATTATGACGACATGGACAGTTCGCACCAGAGCATTCTGGATCTTGCCGCCCAGCGCGGCCTTATTCGCCCACGCGATCTCAATGAGCGTGGGCTGCCCACGATCGCCCTCACGCGGCTGGTGCGGCAAGGGCTGCTCCAGCGCGTGGGACGGGGCCTGTACGCAATTCCGGACCGGGCCGTCTCGGAACACGGCGTACTGTCCGAGGTGGCACGCAAGCACCCGCAAGCCATCGTCTGCCTGCTGTCGGCACTGCGCCTACATGAACTCACCACACAGTCGCCGTTCGAGGTCTGGCTGGCAATTCCCAACAAGGCACGCGCGCCAAAGATGGACTATCCCCCGCTGCGCATCGTGCGCTTCTCTGGCGCCGCGCTGACGGAGGGGGTCGAGGAGCACCTCATCGATGGTGTGCCGGTGCGCGTGACCAACGTCGCCCGGACCGTGGCTGACTGCTTCAAGTTCCGCAACAAGATCGGCCTCGATGTCGCGCTGGAGGCGCTACAGGAGTCCTGGCGTGCCAAGCGCGTCAGCATGGATGAACTTTGGCGTTTTGCTGCGCTGTGCCGTGTGGCCAATGTGATGCGCCCCTACATGGAAAGCCTGTCATGAACCAGCGCAACATGGCCGCCTCGGTGCGCGCCCGCCTGCTCAACCGCGCCCGCGAGACCCGGCAAGACTTCAATCTGATCTTGACCCGCTATGCGCTTGAGCGCCTGCTTTACCGGCTCAGCATCTCCCCCCACGCCGACCAGTTCCTGCTGAAAGGTGCGCTGCTGTTCGACTTGTGGTTCGACATCCCGCATCGTCCGACACGCGACGCCGATCTGCTGGGCTTCGGCTCGGCCGAGATCCCGCATGTCGAGGCGGCGTTTCGGGACATCTGTACGGTGGAACTGGACGACGGCATACGCTTCCAGCCTGACTCGGTACACGCGGAGGAGATCCGCAAGGAAGCCAACTACTCCGGTGTCCGGGTCACGCTGATCGGCCTGTTGGACGGTGCCCGATGCCACGTGCAGGTCGACGTGGGTTTCGGCGACGCCGTGACGCCCGGCCCCGAGGCCGTCGACTACCCGGTAATGCTGCCGGACATGCCAGCCCCGAAGCTGCGCGCCTACCCCCGCTACACGGTTGTCGCCGAGAAGCTGGAGGCACTGGTGTCGCTCGGCATCGCCAACAGCCGCATGAAGGATTACTTCGATCTCTGGATCTTGTCGCGCTACACCGACTTCGACGGCGCGCTCCTGTGCAAGGCGATCCACGCCACCTTCGAGCGCCGCAGGACACCGCTGCCGGATGGCGTCCCTTTCGGATTGAGCGACGAATTCGCGCAGGATCGGCAGAAGCAGACTCAGTGGCAAGCATTCTTGAGGAAGAATGCCTTGGACGAGCTTCAGCTTTCCGAGGTCGTTGCCGGTCTGCGTGCCTTCCTGTCATTCCCGCTGGACGCGCTCCAGCAAGGTGCTGCATTTCCGCAAACATGGCTTGCCGGAAACGGGTGGATGTCGAGCGGCGAGGAATCGGGCCGATGACCTGGAATCCCGATCTGCCGCTCCATGGCACCGGGCCCCGGCGCATGCTCACGCCCCCGAGTTCTCTCAAACTCTTCGTAGCGTTCACGCTGATCCGTGATCGGGAGCCGTCAGCCCGGTCGGTTCAACAGCGATCGGGGCCATTGCCTCTGCGAAAGCGCACAGACCAAAGGCACTTGGGCTGGCTCGCCCCAACTGCTTCACCTCATCAGGTTCCGCCTGGGAACTCCAGGCAGAACCGGGTCCTGCCCTGCGCGGACGTCACGCTGATCGATCCTCCATGGGTTTGCATAATGGCGCGGGTAATCGCCAATCCCAGCCCTGCGCCGTCGGTTTCCGGATGTGACCGCGATGGGTCAGCACGGTAAAACCGATCGAACAGGCGCGGCAGTACCCTCGGGTCGATGTCCTCGCCGGTGTTCTCGACGCTCACCCGGGTGGCTTGGGAAGACTGGCTGATCTCGATCGTGACCTCGCCATGTGGCGGGGTGTGGCGCAGCGCGTTCGAAAGCAGATTGCTCAGGGCACGGCGGAACATCAAGCGATCACCGACGATCTCGCCCTCACCACGCTGAGCCAGTCTGACGCCCTTCTCCTCGGCGACCGCCTCATAGAACTCGATCAGGGCGTGCGTTTCCTCGGCTGCCGAGAAACGTTCCCGGTTCGGCAGCATCATCCCGCGTTCGGCCTTGGCCAGGAACAGCATATCGGACACCATGCGGCCCAGACGCTGCAGTTCCTCGGCATTGGAAGCCAGGATCTCCCGGTAGGTATCGGCATCCCGCCGGGTAGCCAACGCGACCTGGGTCTGGGTCAGCAGGTTGCTCAGGGGGGTGCGCAGCTCATGCGCCAGATTCGACGAGAACTCCGACAGTCGCGTGAACGCGTCTTCCAGCCGGTCCAGCATCTTGTTGAGTTCGTGAGCCAGATCGGCCATTTCGATGGGTACCGCCTCGACGGGCATGCGCTGGTGCAGCTGCTGGCTCGTGAGCGTGGTGGCTCTGGATTTCATGGCACGCAATGGCGCCAGCCCCTTGTACGCGGCAAACCAGCTCAGCAAGCCACAGATGACGATCGTCACGACGGCATAGGTCATCAGGGTGCGCCGCAACTCCAGCATGAACCGTGTGTGATGCGCCGTGTCCATGGCAACGAGGATGTCCAGCCGCGTCGTTGCGTCATAGGCTGGAATAACCCGGACAAGCATCCCGCGAAACGCCTGCCCTTCGTCGGCCCAATGGATCAGCGCGTCGTTGCCGTTGCCTTCATCGGCCGGTGACAGTTCGCGCGGGAGGCGAAATCCTTCGGACTGGAAGAGCGTTTCACCTTTCGAATCATGGACGCTGACGTACAGCCCGTGATGGTGGCTCAATGCCTCACGCAGCAGCCACTTGGCGTCCTCGGCCGAATTGGATCGCGCCAAAATATCCTCGATCAGGTGCTGCTTGTCCTGCAGCGCCATGTGATCCAGCTCGATGAAATGCCGCTCGGATGCAGCGATGACCAACAAGGCCAATCCAAACACCACAGCCGCAGCCGCCAACGTAAAGAAGAGGGTGAGCCGGGTCGTCAGTGACAGGGAGCGAAACATTCAGTGCTCCTCCGGCGCTTCCAATACGTAACCCATGCCACGTACGGTGTGGATCAGCTTGACCTCATGCCCCTCATCAATCTTCGCGCGCAAGCGCCAGATGGCCACCTCGATCACATTGGTGTCGCTGTCGAAATTTATGTCCCAGACCTGCGAGGCGATCAGCGAGCGGGGCAGGACCTCGCCATGACGGCGCATCAGCAGTTCCAGCAAGCCGAACTCTTTGGCCGTCAGTCTGATTCGTCGCCCGCCGCGTGAAACGCGTCGGCGCAGCAGGTCCAGTTCGAGGTCGGCCACGCGCAGCACGGTGCTCTCGTTGCCGCTGCGCCCTCGACGCAGGATCGTGCGCACGCGGGCCAGCAATTCGGCAAAGGAGAAAGGCTTGACCAGATAGTCGTCCGCACCGAGTTCAAGGCCTTTGACCCGGTCTTCCAGCTGATCGCGTGCGGTCAGGAACAGCACCGGCATCTGCAGGCCGCGATGGCGCAAGGACTGGAGTACCTGCCAGCCGTCGAGGCCGGGCAGCATCACATCCAGGATGACCAGGTCGTACTCGCCCTGCAAGGCCAGG encodes the following:
- a CDS encoding NUDIX domain-containing protein produces the protein MPARLNTAALIEEMGRGLPRLPGGRVDYSHATRVPVLVCFVEYGGRLLLLKRSARVRSYPGKWGAVAGIIDRALPIEELALAELKRELGIGPQEVASLTLGEPHEYHDATLGRSWRLYPMLARLAGTPRIEIDWEYSDFEWITPERLADYDTVPLLEESLRRALRAALA
- the ubiA gene encoding 4-hydroxybenzoate octaprenyltransferase; its protein translation is MASLVERLTLYEQLMRLDRPIGIFLLLWPTLWGLWFASAGRPDPLVLWIFILGTVLMRSAGCVINDYADRDIDPHVERTRNRPLAAGRVSPKEALLLAAVLALLAFLLILPLNRLTWLMAVPALLLAASYPWTKRFFALPQAYLGIAFGFGIPMAYAAQTGAVPAIAWWLLVANMFWSIAYDTEYAMVDRDDDLKLGIKTSAITFGRWDVAAVMACYTAMLGLLVWVGQRLEMGVVYYLGLAVAAAIALYHYTLIRHRERQACFRAFLHNNWLGAAVFCGIALDYLLR
- a CDS encoding EAL domain-containing protein, which codes for MRFFHTAQERQITLSTALVLAAIALATGAGTWWLAQGRLESWAKEGLTLALAGHVATIDGEIRAHEETVAALAQNAALKGALRNLLRRPADGAAQAALRESLTQVPAAQAYRLEFFDNAGRPLLALGPPLGEPRLSLRLKRTTPTWLAWTDGPVLMSRVGIAGETPLGSVLASRPAPSLLGLTRDYPGLGETGELALCGATGPDRMDCLPLRLTPRLLPNLPRQVEGEPLPMGRALAGERGFMLSRDYRRRLVAAAFAPVGDTGLGAVLKVDAAELFLPGHAQLLAGGAFVLVLALVGLGLLRWRLLPLIREVLLSERRARSLSASLAESEALSRAVLESVEEGILTVNGRGEVESLNLAAQRMFGVGLEAAQGRSVNLLIPNAWGEGENACLAGLGGDGSGREMMGRRQDGRVFPLEVRASRLNCPRHTFHVLAVRDISQRKAQEARLFDLAHHDPLTGLANRALLRDRLSQAIVAARRAHDHVGVLFLDLDHFKVVNDSLGHQLGDRLLKTVASRITGCLRQGDTVARQGGDEFIVVLPGVTRFEDVGMVAAKILAAVSAPYQLDGQELHTGVSIGVAVFPEDGEDVDTLLRHADIAMYHAKQAGRSNYQFFTPEMNRAARQRLELETSLRQALGRREFGLEFQPIVSMATGVASGVEALLRWHPPAGPVGPDRFIPVAEETGLIVPIGEWVLREACSQFKAWQAAGCGLERVVVNLSVRQFAQRNLVSVVRAALDAAELAPEHLGLEITESLLMTNPVEAIRVLTLLSDLGIQISVDDFGTGYSSLSYLKRFPIHKIKIDRSFVRDITHDAEDAAIVTAVVAMAHSLDCRVVAEGVETEAQLAFLRRLGCDEYQGYYFSRPLPGPALMERLQVA
- the trmB gene encoding tRNA (guanosine(46)-N7)-methyltransferase TrmB, which encodes MSAPHRPIRSFVLRAGRISRAQKRALETLLPVYGIPFRPEPLDLDQVFGRAAARILEIGFGMGETTATIAAEHPETDFIGVEVHPPGIGSLLKEIEARGLTNLRIIPHDAVEVLTHMIPPESLDGLHIFFPDPWPKKRHHKRRLIQAPFVALAADRLKPGGYIHVATDWQPYAEQILAVLSAEPRLENTAEGYAPRPAWRPTTKFENRGLRLGHGVWDLVFRKRGLP
- a CDS encoding AbiEi antitoxin N-terminal domain-containing protein, translated to MDSSHQSILDLAAQRGLIRPRDLNERGLPTIALTRLVRQGLLQRVGRGLYAIPDRAVSEHGVLSEVARKHPQAIVCLLSALRLHELTTQSPFEVWLAIPNKARAPKMDYPPLRIVRFSGAALTEGVEEHLIDGVPVRVTNVARTVADCFKFRNKIGLDVALEALQESWRAKRVSMDELWRFAALCRVANVMRPYMESLS
- a CDS encoding nucleotidyl transferase AbiEii/AbiGii toxin family protein gives rise to the protein MNQRNMAASVRARLLNRARETRQDFNLILTRYALERLLYRLSISPHADQFLLKGALLFDLWFDIPHRPTRDADLLGFGSAEIPHVEAAFRDICTVELDDGIRFQPDSVHAEEIRKEANYSGVRVTLIGLLDGARCHVQVDVGFGDAVTPGPEAVDYPVMLPDMPAPKLRAYPRYTVVAEKLEALVSLGIANSRMKDYFDLWILSRYTDFDGALLCKAIHATFERRRTPLPDGVPFGLSDEFAQDRQKQTQWQAFLRKNALDELQLSEVVAGLRAFLSFPLDALQQGAAFPQTWLAGNGWMSSGEESGR
- a CDS encoding heavy metal sensor histidine kinase, with the translated sequence MFRSLSLTTRLTLFFTLAAAAVVFGLALLVIAASERHFIELDHMALQDKQHLIEDILARSNSAEDAKWLLREALSHHHGLYVSVHDSKGETLFQSEGFRLPRELSPADEGNGNDALIHWADEGQAFRGMLVRVIPAYDATTRLDILVAMDTAHHTRFMLELRRTLMTYAVVTIVICGLLSWFAAYKGLAPLRAMKSRATTLTSQQLHQRMPVEAVPIEMADLAHELNKMLDRLEDAFTRLSEFSSNLAHELRTPLSNLLTQTQVALATRRDADTYREILASNAEELQRLGRMVSDMLFLAKAERGMMLPNRERFSAAEETHALIEFYEAVAEEKGVRLAQRGEGEIVGDRLMFRRALSNLLSNALRHTPPHGEVTIEISQSSQATRVSVENTGEDIDPRVLPRLFDRFYRADPSRSHPETDGAGLGLAITRAIMQTHGGSISVTSAQGRTRFCLEFPGGT
- a CDS encoding heavy metal response regulator transcription factor — encoded protein: MKILIVEDEPKTGEYLRQGLSEAGFVVDLAQDGADGLHLALQGEYDLVILDVMLPGLDGWQVLQSLRHRGLQMPVLFLTARDQLEDRVKGLELGADDYLVKPFSFAELLARVRTILRRGRSGNESTVLRVADLELDLLRRRVSRGGRRIRLTAKEFGLLELLMRRHGEVLPRSLIASQVWDINFDSDTNVIEVAIWRLRAKIDEGHEVKLIHTVRGMGYVLEAPEEH